The Longimicrobiaceae bacterium sequence GACCCTGGCGGCGCTCGAGGCGCTGATCGGGCGACCTCTCAGGTAAAGATGAACAAACGCGGCAAGATGATCGGGGCCACGATCGCAGCTCTGGCGATCGTCGGCCTCGCCGGAGTGGGGATCGCGTCGCAGCGCGAATCGGCCATCGAGGTCCGTACCGAAACGGTGCAGCGACGCGACCTGGTCTCGGTGGTCACCGCCAGCGGAGTGATCCAGCCCAAGCGCAAGGTGGACATCTCCGCCGACGTGTCGGGCCGCGTTGTCGAGCTTGCGGTGGTGGAAGGACAGGTGGTGGAGCGGGGCGACCTCCTGCTCCGGATCGATCCCACGACTTTCGAGGCGGCGGTACGGAGGGCGGAGGCGATGGTCGCCCAGGCGCGGGCACAGGAGGCCCAGGCGCGCGCGAACCTGCTGCAGGCCACCAGCGCGGCGGAGCGGGCGGAGCGGCTTGCCAGTGGCGATCGACTGATCTCGGAGCAGGAACTGGAGCAGGCCCGAACGCAGCAGCGAGTGGCCGAAGCCCAGTACGAGGCGGCTCGCTACGGGGTCCTGCAGGCCACCGCCTCGCTGAACGAGGCACAGGAGGCGTTGCGGAAGACGACCATCGTCTCGCCCATGACCGGTCGGGTCACGCGCCTGAACATCGAGGAGGGTGAGACGGCCATCGTCGGCACCATGAACAACCCGGGCTCGCTGCTCCTGACCGTGGCCGACCTGGGAGAGATGGAGGCCTCGGTAAAGGTGGACGAGACCGATGTGCCGCACATCTCCATCGGAGATAGCGCCGTCGTCCGCATCGATGCCTTCCCGAACAAGACCTTCTCCGGGAAAGTGACCCAGATCGCCAACAGCGCCATTCAGGGGCAGGGTGCGATGTCGGGTGCGGCGACGACCCAGCAGAATCAGTCGGTCGACTTCGAGGTGGTGATCACACTCGACAATCCTCCCGAGTCGCTCCGACCGGATCTCTCGGCCACCGCGGAGATCATCACTGAAACCCGCCAGATGGCGCTTTCGGTGCCGATCATCTCCGTGACCGTACGGGATCCTGACGGCAAGAAGTTCAACGTCGCCGAGGACGCTGCCGCGGCCCCGAGCGGCGCCGCCGCTGGGCCCGCCCAGCGCGAGAGAGAGGTCGAGGGAGTATTCGTTCTCGACGGCGGCACCGCCAAGTGGGTGCCCATCGAGATCGGAATCGCGGGGAACCAATACTTCGAGGTCCTGGACGGGCTGACAGGCGGCGAGGTGGTGATCGCCGGGCCCTATGCGGCGGTGCGCGACCTCGAGGCCGGCGCGGCGGTGCGGACCACCACTCCCCCGCCGCCCGCCAAGACCACGCAGGAGGAAACGTGAACGGTCGCAGTGTGACGAACTCGCCTCGCGGGTCGACCGACGCAGTCATCGTAACCCGCAACCTGCAGAAGAACTACGTGCTCGGTGCCGAAACGGTCCGCGCGCTACGCGGCGTGGATCTGACCATCAATCGGAACGAGTACGTGGCGATCATGGGGCCGTCGGGATCGGGCAAATCCACGCTGATGAACCTGATCGGCTGTCTCGACACCCCGACCGCCGGTGAGTACATCCTGAACGGACATGCGGTGAGCGGGTTGTCGGACGATGAGCTGGCGCGCATCCGAAACCGCGAGATCGGCTTCGTCTTCCAGACCTTCAACCTGCTCCCTCGCTCCTCCGCGCTCGAGAACGTGGAGCTACCGCTGGTCTATGCGGGCGTGCCGAAGAGCGAGCGTAAGGAGCGGGCGGCCGAGGCGCTCAGGGCGGTGGAGCTGTCCGATCGCATGGGCCATCGTCCCAACGAGTTGTCCGGTGGTCAGAGGCAGCGGGTGGCGATTGCACGGGCGCTCGTGACGCGGCCGTCGATCATCCTGGCGGACGAGCCCACCGGAAACCTGGACAGCCACACGTCTGAGGAGATCATGACGCTGTTCGGCCGCCTCCACGCGGAAGGGCAGACGATCATCATGGTCACTCACGAGATGGACATCGCCGCGCATGCCGAGCGGCTGGTGACGCTGCGGGACGGCGTGATCGAGAGCGACACCCCACAGGAGCCCCGTGGAAGCGTAGGCAATCTGGCACTCTCCGAGGCCTGATCGATGAACCTGCTGGAGGCCGTCGGAACGGCGCTGACGATGATTCGCGCGCACAAGCTGCGCGCCTTCTTCACCGTACTGGGCACGATGATGGGCGTCACCTTCCTCATTGCGGTGGTGACGCTCATCACCGGCATGGACGCCTACATGAAGGAGGACTTCGCCGGGAAGGTCTACGGCTTCAACAGCGTCATGCTGCGGCAACGCCCCTCCGTCGTCATGAACGTCGACGAGGAGACCTGGCGCGCCTGGCAGCGGCGGCCTCGGCTGACCTTCGACGACGCGGAGTGGCTGGAAGAACGGATCCAGACCCCGGGAATTCTCTCCGTGAGCTCGGAGGGAGGCGGGCAGATCGAGGGCCCGGATGGAAGGCTGCTCGAGAACGTGCGGATCGTCGGCGTGTCCGCCAGCTACTTCCGCGCGCGGGACATGGACGTCGAGCTGGGACGCGTCTTCTCCGAGAACGAAGCGGATCGCGGGGTCCCGCTGGTGGTGATCGGACAGGACGTCGCGGACAAGCTCTTCGAGGGTCTGAACCCTCTTGACCGAACCATCCGGATCTACGGCTTCCCCTATCGAATCATCGGGGTGCTGGAGAAACAGGGCTCCCTCTTCGGGTTCTCGCTCGACAACGTGGTGATGGCGCCGGCCAAGTCCCGCGTGAACGGCTACCTGAACGGAGTAAACGAGGTCGACGAGATCAGCCTGAAGGTGCCCGAGGCCCGCCTGGTGGCGCCCGCCACCGCCGAGTTGGAAGGGCTGATGCGCCAGCGCCACCGGCTTCGTCCCGGCGAGCCGAACACCTTCGAGGTGGAGACCGCCGAACAGAGCCTCGCCTTCTGGACCCGAATCTCGCAGTACATGATGATCGCCCTCCCGGGACTGGTAGGGATTTCGTTGGTGGTGGGGGCGGTGGTGATCATGAACATCATGCTGGTCGTGGTCACCGAGCGGACGAGGGAGATCGGCCTGCGCAAGTCTCTGGGAGCGCGGCGTCGCGACATCCTCGCCCAGTTCATGGTCGAAGCGGGGACCCTCTCCGGGATGGGCGGAGCGATCGGTATCGGCATCGGCATCGGGCTCGCGGCGCTGGTCGAGATGATGTCACCCGTGCCCGCGCGCGTCTCGCCCCTCTCCATCGTGCTGGGAATCCTGCTGGGCGTAGGGGTCGGTCTGGTCGCCGGCGTCTACCCCGCCTACCGCGCGTCGCGTCTGGATCCGATCGTGGCGCTCAGGCATGAGTGAGACGGCGGGGGAGGATGAGCAGCCTGACGGATAACTGATAACGGATAACGGACAACGGATAACCGATAACTGACAACCGCCAGCTGATAGCACCAGCCGGGCCGATAGCCGACAGCCAATAGCCATCTACCAACATGAACTTCGAAGCCGTCCGGGAAGGAGTGGGAATCGCCCTCGACGCCTTGCGATCCAACAAGGTGCGGGCGTTCCTCACCATTCTCGGGATCGTGATCGGCGTTGCGACGGTGATGGCTATGGCGGCCGTGGTGACCGGTCTTCGCTCGGGGATCATGAGCGAGATCGAGGCGCTGGGGCCGAACAACTTCATCGTCGACCGCTACGACGGCACGGTGATCCAGGTGAACGACGGCTCCCAGCCGCCACCCTGGCAGGGAAAGCCGCCGATCACCCTCGAGGAGCAGCGCTTGATCGCCGCCCTCCCGTCGGTCCAGACGGTGGCGGCGGCGGTGAGCGCCTCCGCCGATCTGCGCTGGCGAACAGAAAACGTCCCCGGGGTGAACATTCGTGGACAGAGCAGCGAGTGGCCCGATTACACCCAGGGGGAGTTCATCGCCGGGCGCAACTTCACCCCCACCGAGGAGGATCGGGCCAGCTCGGTCGTGGTGCTCACCGAAGACCTCGCGGAATCACTCTTTGAGGGAATCAATCCGATCGGCCAGGACGTGCGGCTGAGCGGCGAGCTGTTCCGCGTCGTCGGAGTCTACCGGCCGCGCCCCAACATCTTCTCCGGCAACGCCGAGGTCTGGGCTGTCGTACCGCCCACGGTCGCGGTCAAACGGCTCAATGCGAACGACGAGTGGCTCAGCTTGCTGGTGGTGCCGAAGGCCGGGTACACCCAGGAGCAGGCGATGGACGAGGTGACCGTCGCTCTGCGAACCGCGCGCGGCCTCCGGCCGGCGGACGAGAACAACTTCGCTCTGATCCGCCAGGAAGCGATCAGCAACATGGTGGGCCGCTTCACCGGGATCTTCGCCCTGGTGATGCTCGTCCTCTCCTCTATCGGATTGATGGTGGGAGGGGTGGGGGTGGTGGCCATCATGATGATCTCCGTGACCGAGCGGACACGGGAGATCGGCGTGCGCAAGGCGCTGGGCGCGACCCGAACGGAGATCCTCTGGCAGTTCCTGGTGGAGGCGATGACGGTGACCGTGATCGGCGGTCTTATCGGGATGATGATCGGCGGCGGTGGCGCGTTGCTGCTGTCGGCGCTGACCCCGCTCCCCGCCTCGGTGCCGCTCTGGTCCATCGCCGCGGCGCTCGCGGTGTCGGCAGTGACGGGCATCGGCTTCGGGCTTTACCCGGCGAACAAGGCAGCACGGCTCGACCCGGTGGACGCCCTCCGCTACGAGTAAGGTCTGCCCGCAGGGTGCGCGAGCGCGAGACCTCGTTTATCTTCGCGGTCTCGCGTTCTTTTGTGTACCCGGAGCAGAGCCCAGATGACGGAAACCACCGGTGAGCCGCTGGCGCCTGAAGTAGACTTGCTGGCGATCGCCGCCCATCGCGACGACATAGAGTTGCTGTGCGGAGGCACGCTCGCGCGCGCCGCCGCCCAGGGATACCGAACCGGCATTCTCGATCTCACCCGCGGAGAGATGGGGACGGCTGGTGACGCCGACCTTCGCGGCCAGGAGGCAGAGGCTGCCGCGCGGGTGCTGGGCCTGACGGCTCGCCGCAACGCGGGCTTCCCCGACGCCGCGCTGGAGAACACCCCCGAGACCCGGCTTCACGTGGCGCGCTTCATCCGCAGCTTTCGGCCGCGCGTGGTGATCATCCCGTTCATGAACGGGCGTCATCCCGACCACCGCGTTGCCTCCCAGCTCGCGTACGACGCCTGTTTTCTCGCCGGGCTGGGGAAGCTGCCTGTCCCCGAGCCGGTTCACCGCCCCACCAAAATCCTGTACACGCTCACCTACCGCGAGGAGGCGATCAAACCCACGTTCGTCGTGGACATCAGCGACCACATCGAGACGAAGCTGGCGGCGATCCGCTGCTATTCCTCGCAGTTCGACGGGAAGACGTGGGCGGGAGAGGTGTTCCCCGGCGGGGACAGGCCGCTGTACGAGCAGGTGCGGATCCACGCCGCACGCTACGGCTCGTTGATCCGCACCGAATACGGCGAGCCCTTCTACACCGCCGAGACCATGGCGGTAGACGACGTGGTTCAGCTCGGCGTGCGAAGCCTGTAGCTCAGAGGGGGACCTTCTCGCCGCGCGGATGGCACTCCACCTGGATGAGCAGACGCTTCCAGCTGGGGACGTCACTGCCGCCCACCCGAAGCACGGTGGCGGACGCGGCTCCCCCGCGCAGCATCCAGGGGGCGAGCCAGGCGCTGATCTCGGGAGGGAGGTGGCCGAGCGGATCCCCACCGAGGCGGTGGACCCACACGACGGGCTCGTCAGCGTCCGGAGGATCCGGTATCAGGACCAACTCGTCGCCCGCCGCGGCCGCACGCACGGCCTCCGAACGGCGAGAAAACACCGTTCCGTGGACCGTCGTGCGGAATGCTGTCGGCTCATCCGCGCTCGGTTGAAGGGACATGGGGAGAAACGAAGCGAAGGGGTCGTAAATGCAGAACCACAACTGCAATGTATCCCCTTCGACGGGAGCGTTCAACCACGGAGATGGAGCGCCACAGCACGGAAAACGGCAATCGAAACTTCGCTGTCCCGGACGGTTATTAGATTGTCTCGGACCACGACGGGAGCAGTCCTCATGAACTCGATCTATCTCGACAACGCGGCAACGACTCCGATGCGGCGGGAGGTGCGGGAAGCGATGCGCCCCTACTTCTCGGAACGCTTCGGGAATGCTTCGAGCCTGCACCGCTGGGGCCGCGAGGCGCGCACGGCGCTGGAGGAGGCGCGCGAACGCCTGGCGTCCGCGATCGGGGCTCAGCCGAGCGAGATCGTGTTCACCCGGGGCGGCACCGAAGCCGACAACCTGGCAATTCTCGGCCGCTCGCGGCTGATGCGCGGAAGCCCCGTGGTCTGCTCGGAGATCGAGCACAAGGCGGTGCTCGCCACGGCTCGCGCGGCGGAGGGGGAGGGCAATCCGCTGCGATTGCTATCGGTTGACAGCGCTGGCCGTGTGGACCCGGAGGCGCTGAGCCCGCTCCTGGACGAGGGCCCCGCCGTGGTGTCGGTGATGTGGGTCAACAACGAGATCGGCGTGGTGCAGCCGGTGGACGAGCTAGCCGCGCGGTGCGCCGCGTCCGGCGTGGTGTTCCACACCGATGCGGTTCAGGCCCTCGGCAAGGTGCCGGTCCGCGTGGACCGGGCGCCCATCGACCTGCTCTCCCTGAGCGCGCACAAGATCGGCGGTCCCAAGGGTGTGGGAGCCCTGTTCATCCGCAGCGGCGTGGAGCTCGTTCCGCTGATCCACGGCGGGGGGCACGAGCGTGGGATGCGCGCCGGAACGGAGGACGTAGCGGGGGCGGTGGGTCTGGCCGTTGCCGCCGAGCTCGCCGTGGCTGAACAGGCAGAATTCGCTGAGCGGATCGGCGCCCTCCGGGATCGATTGGAGAAGGGCCTGCGAGCCCGGGTGCCGGATCTGGTGTTGAACGGTGCGGCGGCGCCGCGCGCGCCTCACATCTGCAACATGTCGGTGCCGGGCGTGGCCAACGAAGCGCTGCTCGTCTCGCTGGACCTGGAGGGAATCGGCGCTTCCTCAGGGTCCGCATGCTCTAGCGGAGCGATCACGCCCTCGCACGTCCTGCTCGCACTGGGTCTGGCACCGGAGGTCGCGGCCCCGTCGGTGCGTTTTTCCCTGGGCCGCGATAATACCGACGCGGAGATCGACCGCGTCATCGCAGTCTTCCCGCCGCTGGTCGAGCGTCTGCGCGCGCTGGCGGCGGCCACCGCCTGAAGGAGCAGGACCTTGGAGAAGCGGACCGTTCTGGTCGCCATGTCCGGAGGCGTCGACTCATCGGTTGCCGCCGCGCTGCTCGTTGAGCAGGGTCATCGCGTGATCGGCGTAACGATGAAGACCTTCTGCTACTCGGAGCGCGGAGGGCCGACGCGGACGTGCTGCGGGTTGGACGGCATCATGGACGCAAGGCGGGTCGCCGATCGGCTGGGGATCCCCCACTACGTCTTCGACGTGGAGAAGGACTTCACCCGGGACGTGATCGACGACTTCGTGGCCGAGTACGCGGCGGGGCGCACGCCCAACCCCTGCGTGCGCTGCAACGGGAACACGAAGTTTCGCGACCTGCTGAAGCGCGGTGCGGCCCTCGGCTGCGACGCGATCGCCACGGGACACTATGCCCGCATGGGCGCGACGCCGGAGGGGGAGCCGGTGCTCCTGCGGGGCGTGGACCGCAACAAGGACCAGGCCTACTTCCTCTGGAGCCTCCCACGGGAGATCCTGCCCAAGCTGATGTTCCCGCTGGGAGAGCTCACCAAGCCCCAGGTGCGGGAGCGCGCCCGGGAGCTCGGTCTCTCCACCGCGGAGAAGCCGGAGAGCCAGGAGATCTGCTTCGTTCCCACCGGCAACTACGTGGACGTGCTCGAGGAGCGGCTGCCCGCCAGCCACCCGGCACTGTCGGAGGGGAACCTGGTTACCCCGACCGGCGAGGTGATCGGCCGACACGATGGTTACGCCCGCTATACGGTGGGTCAGCGGAAGGGCCTCGGGGGTGGGCACGGCCGGCGCCTCTATGTGCTCGGCTCGCGGCCTCAGACCCGCGAAGTGGTGGTGGGGAGCTGGGAGGATCTGCACCGGGAGGAGATCTCGGTGGGCGAGATGAACTGGCTGTCACGCCCTCCCGCGCGCGGCGACAGCGTCTCCGTGCAGATCCGCCATCACTCCGCGGCCGCGGACGCCGAGGTCCGCAGCATCGAGGGGGATCGGCTGGTGGTGCGGTTCCGTGAGCCGCAGCGTGCAGCGGCGCCGGGCCAGTCGGCAGTGGTATTCGCGGACGACGTCCTGCTCGGCGGCGGCAGGATTGCCGCGTAGTTACCCCGACAGTAGTTACCCCCGAAAGATTCGCGTCCCGGCCCGGCTGGATGCGGGTGGGACGCGAATCGTCGTCTACTTGATTTCCTGCGATTTCGCCAGCAGCTCCCTGAGCTGCTGATCGGACAGCTCCATCAGCGCCGCCTCCGCTTCCACCAGGTCGCCCTGATAGCGTACGGTGCGCGGGCGGCGCGTTCGATCGGTGGCGCATAGAAAGACGAGCTGCCCAGTCGTCGGCAGCCCGAACTGTCCCGTCGAGGCGTACACCTCCCACAGGACGAGATCGTTGTCGATAAACTGGCGAGCCATTTTGCAGGGTGATCAGTATTTCATGTCCGCGGCGGCCGCGAACTCCCGCATCAGCCGCTCTTCCTCCTCGTCGAGCTTCTGTGGCACGGTGATCTTCACCTGGACATACTGGTCCCCCCGCTTGCCTCCCTTCTCGACCCCCTGCCCCTTGATGCGGAACCGGGTGCCCGACTGCGTTCCCGGCGGTACCCGCAGTACGACGTGCTTCCCGTCCACTGTGCGTACCCGCACCCGCGACCCCAGCGTGGCCTGTGCCACGTTGATGGGAACGGTGCAGTAGAGATCGAGTCCCTCCCGGCGGAAGAAGCGGTGCGGCCGCACGCGGAAAGTCAGGATCAGGTCACCCCGCGGTCCACCCCCGACACCCGGCTCACCCTGCCCGGACAGCCGGAGCTTGGAGCCTGTGTCCACGCCCGCCGGCACCTTCACCTGGATCTGCTTCTGCTGCCGCAGCTGGCCCTGCCCCTGGCAAGTGGGACAGGGTGTCTTGGGAATGACTCCCTTGCCCTGACATTGAGGGCACGGCCGCGTCACCGCGAATCCACCCGAACCGAAGGTGACCGTCCCCGTGCCGCGACACTCCGGGCAGGTGATGGGGCTGGTGCCAGGCGCCGATCCACTGCCGCCGCAGGTGGAGCAGGTCTCCGTAATCGGTACGGTGATCGGCAGCTTTCCTCCGCGCGCGGCCAGCTCGAACGGAATCTCCACCGTGAATTCGACGGTCGCGCCGGGCTGCGGACCCTGCGGCCTCGTCCGTCGCCTGCCGACGTCGAAGATGGAGCTGAACAGATCCCCCAGGCCACCCAGGCCGCCGAGATCTTCGAAGGAGAAGGTGGTTCCCCCTCCGCCGCCGGGCGCACTCGTCGAGAAGCCACCCCGCCCGCCGCGGCTGCCCGCCATTCCCGCAAATGCGCCATAGCGGCGCATCTGGTCGTACTGCTTTCTCTTGGCGTCGTCGGAAAGGACGGAGTAAGCCTCCGAGATCTCTTTGAACCGCTCCGCGGCCGCGGCGTCAT is a genomic window containing:
- a CDS encoding ABC transporter permease; the protein is MNLLEAVGTALTMIRAHKLRAFFTVLGTMMGVTFLIAVVTLITGMDAYMKEDFAGKVYGFNSVMLRQRPSVVMNVDEETWRAWQRRPRLTFDDAEWLEERIQTPGILSVSSEGGGQIEGPDGRLLENVRIVGVSASYFRARDMDVELGRVFSENEADRGVPLVVIGQDVADKLFEGLNPLDRTIRIYGFPYRIIGVLEKQGSLFGFSLDNVVMAPAKSRVNGYLNGVNEVDEISLKVPEARLVAPATAELEGLMRQRHRLRPGEPNTFEVETAEQSLAFWTRISQYMMIALPGLVGISLVVGAVVIMNIMLVVVTERTREIGLRKSLGARRRDILAQFMVEAGTLSGMGGAIGIGIGIGLAALVEMMSPVPARVSPLSIVLGILLGVGVGLVAGVYPAYRASRLDPIVALRHE
- a CDS encoding ABC transporter permease; this encodes MNFEAVREGVGIALDALRSNKVRAFLTILGIVIGVATVMAMAAVVTGLRSGIMSEIEALGPNNFIVDRYDGTVIQVNDGSQPPPWQGKPPITLEEQRLIAALPSVQTVAAAVSASADLRWRTENVPGVNIRGQSSEWPDYTQGEFIAGRNFTPTEEDRASSVVVLTEDLAESLFEGINPIGQDVRLSGELFRVVGVYRPRPNIFSGNAEVWAVVPPTVAVKRLNANDEWLSLLVVPKAGYTQEQAMDEVTVALRTARGLRPADENNFALIRQEAISNMVGRFTGIFALVMLVLSSIGLMVGGVGVVAIMMISVTERTREIGVRKALGATRTEILWQFLVEAMTVTVIGGLIGMMIGGGGALLLSALTPLPASVPLWSIAAALAVSAVTGIGFGLYPANKAARLDPVDALRYE
- the bshB1 gene encoding bacillithiol biosynthesis deacetylase BshB1 codes for the protein MTETTGEPLAPEVDLLAIAAHRDDIELLCGGTLARAAAQGYRTGILDLTRGEMGTAGDADLRGQEAEAAARVLGLTARRNAGFPDAALENTPETRLHVARFIRSFRPRVVIIPFMNGRHPDHRVASQLAYDACFLAGLGKLPVPEPVHRPTKILYTLTYREEAIKPTFVVDISDHIETKLAAIRCYSSQFDGKTWAGEVFPGGDRPLYEQVRIHAARYGSLIRTEYGEPFYTAETMAVDDVVQLGVRSL
- a CDS encoding efflux RND transporter periplasmic adaptor subunit; this translates as MNKRGKMIGATIAALAIVGLAGVGIASQRESAIEVRTETVQRRDLVSVVTASGVIQPKRKVDISADVSGRVVELAVVEGQVVERGDLLLRIDPTTFEAAVRRAEAMVAQARAQEAQARANLLQATSAAERAERLASGDRLISEQELEQARTQQRVAEAQYEAARYGVLQATASLNEAQEALRKTTIVSPMTGRVTRLNIEEGETAIVGTMNNPGSLLLTVADLGEMEASVKVDETDVPHISIGDSAVVRIDAFPNKTFSGKVTQIANSAIQGQGAMSGAATTQQNQSVDFEVVITLDNPPESLRPDLSATAEIITETRQMALSVPIISVTVRDPDGKKFNVAEDAAAAPSGAAAGPAQREREVEGVFVLDGGTAKWVPIEIGIAGNQYFEVLDGLTGGEVVIAGPYAAVRDLEAGAAVRTTTPPPPAKTTQEET
- the mnmA gene encoding tRNA 2-thiouridine(34) synthase MnmA encodes the protein MEKRTVLVAMSGGVDSSVAAALLVEQGHRVIGVTMKTFCYSERGGPTRTCCGLDGIMDARRVADRLGIPHYVFDVEKDFTRDVIDDFVAEYAAGRTPNPCVRCNGNTKFRDLLKRGAALGCDAIATGHYARMGATPEGEPVLLRGVDRNKDQAYFLWSLPREILPKLMFPLGELTKPQVRERARELGLSTAEKPESQEICFVPTGNYVDVLEERLPASHPALSEGNLVTPTGEVIGRHDGYARYTVGQRKGLGGGHGRRLYVLGSRPQTREVVVGSWEDLHREEISVGEMNWLSRPPARGDSVSVQIRHHSAAADAEVRSIEGDRLVVRFREPQRAAAPGQSAVVFADDVLLGGGRIAA
- a CDS encoding cysteine desulfurase family protein, which codes for MNSIYLDNAATTPMRREVREAMRPYFSERFGNASSLHRWGREARTALEEARERLASAIGAQPSEIVFTRGGTEADNLAILGRSRLMRGSPVVCSEIEHKAVLATARAAEGEGNPLRLLSVDSAGRVDPEALSPLLDEGPAVVSVMWVNNEIGVVQPVDELAARCAASGVVFHTDAVQALGKVPVRVDRAPIDLLSLSAHKIGGPKGVGALFIRSGVELVPLIHGGGHERGMRAGTEDVAGAVGLAVAAELAVAEQAEFAERIGALRDRLEKGLRARVPDLVLNGAAAPRAPHICNMSVPGVANEALLVSLDLEGIGASSGSACSSGAITPSHVLLALGLAPEVAAPSVRFSLGRDNTDAEIDRVIAVFPPLVERLRALAAATA
- a CDS encoding ABC transporter ATP-binding protein, translated to MNGRSVTNSPRGSTDAVIVTRNLQKNYVLGAETVRALRGVDLTINRNEYVAIMGPSGSGKSTLMNLIGCLDTPTAGEYILNGHAVSGLSDDELARIRNREIGFVFQTFNLLPRSSALENVELPLVYAGVPKSERKERAAEALRAVELSDRMGHRPNELSGGQRQRVAIARALVTRPSIILADEPTGNLDSHTSEEIMTLFGRLHAEGQTIIMVTHEMDIAAHAERLVTLRDGVIESDTPQEPRGSVGNLALSEA
- the dnaJ gene encoding molecular chaperone DnaJ codes for the protein MPTTATKDFYKILGVSENATSAEIKKAYRKLAKQYHPDANPNDAAAAERFKEISEAYSVLSDDAKRKQYDQMRRYGAFAGMAGSRGGRGGFSTSAPGGGGGTTFSFEDLGGLGGLGDLFSSIFDVGRRRTRPQGPQPGATVEFTVEIPFELAARGGKLPITVPITETCSTCGGSGSAPGTSPITCPECRGTGTVTFGSGGFAVTRPCPQCQGKGVIPKTPCPTCQGQGQLRQQKQIQVKVPAGVDTGSKLRLSGQGEPGVGGGPRGDLILTFRVRPHRFFRREGLDLYCTVPINVAQATLGSRVRVRTVDGKHVVLRVPPGTQSGTRFRIKGQGVEKGGKRGDQYVQVKITVPQKLDEEEERLMREFAAAADMKY